From one Thalassoroseus pseudoceratinae genomic stretch:
- a CDS encoding DUF502 domain-containing protein → MRDFFQSVWGRILGFFVAGVLAILPLVITVAIVGWVVSFAQKFVGPGTAIGHALSRVGFRYSENSVLAYIIGWLAVLGVIFALGVLLQLGMQRLFSGLTNTLIKRIPILGSIYGTTEQFVGLLDKKKSAELSGMTPVFCWFGEKTGAGLLALLVSPKKYRINDRDYQVVIVPTAPVPVGGGLFFVPAENVQPANMSIDGLMSIYVSMGATAGQYMKGSEAVE, encoded by the coding sequence ATGCGAGACTTTTTTCAGTCAGTTTGGGGCCGAATTCTCGGTTTCTTCGTGGCGGGTGTGCTGGCGATTTTACCGCTGGTGATCACAGTCGCGATCGTTGGTTGGGTGGTGAGTTTCGCTCAGAAATTTGTCGGCCCTGGCACGGCAATCGGACATGCACTTAGCCGCGTTGGGTTCCGGTATTCCGAAAATTCGGTGCTGGCCTACATCATCGGTTGGCTGGCGGTTCTCGGTGTGATCTTTGCGTTGGGGGTGTTGTTGCAACTCGGAATGCAGCGTTTGTTCTCCGGTTTGACGAACACACTCATCAAACGGATTCCAATTTTAGGCAGCATTTACGGCACGACGGAGCAGTTCGTCGGGTTGCTCGACAAGAAGAAAAGTGCCGAACTCTCTGGAATGACGCCTGTTTTCTGTTGGTTCGGTGAGAAAACCGGAGCCGGGCTGTTGGCGTTGCTGGTCTCGCCGAAGAAATACCGTATCAACGATCGGGACTATCAAGTGGTGATCGTGCCCACCGCCCCGGTGCCGGTGGGAGGCGGATTATTTTTCGTGCCCGCGGAAAACGTCCAACCCGCTAATATGTCGATTGACGGGCTGATGAGCATTTACGTGTCGATGGGAGCAACCGCCGGCCAATACATGAAAGGCTCGGAAGCCGTTGAGTAA
- a CDS encoding DUF1559 domain-containing protein, whose product MATRNRRVRRNAFTLIELLVVIAIIAILIALLLPAVQQARESARRTQCKNNLKQLGIAMHNHHDVVGAFPMGGTNDRAPHGTNTTTSGWGSSWMVYLLPYIEQDNMFSQMRFTNGQSGWGSNARHNVDVARGVTIEGYRCPSSPLPDFVASAYQVGANAIMMPNYVGIAGADHNLIAGYTNSNQQDNGGSAGCCSGGLISSAGTLFPLEAVSFKDMADGSTNVMVISEHGDFLETLNGTLVAWTATGPHGFIIGAHGASGPPPSYGGDRRAFNMTTVRYRINQKTGWPDGGDCGSVGVCSNTGQNIPLNSAHPGGVQVLLGDGSVRFLSDSTDTETLAMLAIRNDGRVVELE is encoded by the coding sequence ATGGCCACCCGGAACCGGCGCGTCCGCCGCAACGCATTCACATTGATTGAACTGTTGGTTGTGATTGCGATTATCGCAATCCTCATTGCTCTACTCTTGCCCGCAGTGCAGCAAGCTCGGGAATCCGCCCGTCGCACGCAATGCAAGAACAATCTGAAGCAACTTGGTATTGCGATGCACAACCACCACGATGTCGTGGGTGCATTCCCGATGGGTGGAACGAACGATCGCGCACCACATGGTACCAACACCACCACCTCTGGTTGGGGATCCAGTTGGATGGTCTACCTCTTGCCATACATCGAGCAAGACAACATGTTTAGCCAAATGCGGTTCACAAACGGGCAATCCGGTTGGGGTTCCAACGCGCGACACAACGTCGATGTTGCCCGCGGTGTGACAATCGAAGGATATCGTTGCCCAAGTTCACCACTGCCAGACTTCGTTGCCAGCGCTTATCAAGTCGGTGCAAACGCGATCATGATGCCCAACTATGTGGGAATCGCTGGTGCCGATCACAATTTGATTGCGGGCTACACGAACTCAAACCAGCAAGACAATGGCGGTAGTGCAGGCTGCTGCTCAGGTGGGTTAATCAGTTCGGCAGGAACTCTCTTCCCCCTCGAAGCCGTTTCTTTTAAGGACATGGCAGACGGTTCCACGAATGTGATGGTGATCAGCGAACATGGTGACTTTCTTGAAACGCTGAACGGGACACTCGTCGCTTGGACAGCGACCGGACCACATGGTTTCATCATCGGTGCTCATGGCGCGTCGGGGCCGCCGCCAAGTTATGGTGGAGACCGCCGAGCATTCAACATGACCACAGTTCGATATCGGATCAATCAAAAGACCGGTTGGCCGGACGGTGGCGACTGTGGGAGCGTTGGTGTTTGCAGCAACACCGGACAAAACATCCCACTGAACTCCGCTCACCCTGGTGGTGTTCAAGTGTTGCTCGGCGATGGTTCCGTGCGGTTCCTCAGTGACTCCACGGATACCGAAACCCTTGCCATGCTGGCGATCCGGAATGACGGTCGCGTTGTCGAACTTGAGTAA
- a CDS encoding carboxypeptidase-like regulatory domain-containing protein, which yields MKRVSCCNTRWAARLMTVTLLATMVGCGGGGRDEETVDIQGKVTFNTGPVPAESILILESKEVGVSRTATISADGTYSLTGSGALPVGTYKAAIKPPGDAESVDTSSANYDDLMNASGAPPENKEDTSFPIPPMFRSTSTTTKTVEIKSGESTYDIDFSG from the coding sequence ATGAAACGCGTTTCTTGCTGCAATACGCGATGGGCGGCCCGACTGATGACCGTCACTCTTCTTGCAACGATGGTTGGCTGCGGCGGCGGCGGTCGTGATGAAGAAACCGTCGATATTCAAGGAAAAGTCACCTTCAACACCGGACCGGTTCCCGCAGAATCCATCTTGATCCTTGAGTCGAAAGAAGTCGGCGTCTCGCGAACAGCCACAATTTCCGCCGACGGAACCTACTCCCTCACTGGAAGTGGTGCACTTCCTGTGGGAACCTACAAGGCTGCCATCAAACCACCGGGAGACGCGGAATCCGTCGACACAAGTTCGGCCAACTATGACGACTTAATGAACGCCAGCGGTGCTCCACCGGAGAACAAGGAAGATACAAGTTTCCCAATCCCTCCCATGTTCCGTTCGACTTCCACGACCACCAAGACCGTGGAAATCAAGAGCGGTGAGAGTACCTACGATATTGATTTCAGTGGTTGA